One segment of Humidesulfovibrio mexicanus DNA contains the following:
- a CDS encoding ornithine cyclodeaminase family protein, protein MDFDVLWLSRADIDSLGITMREIMDVVEEGFAAMGRGEVEMPAKIGIHTRRDCFNHSMPCYVGGTLDMAGVKVVSGYPPNQKKGLPYITGIWTLIDPETGLVRAVMDAAWITAWRTGAASGVYARHFGDPETRCVSIIGLGVQGRMNLRAMIEVFPKIDAVRMFDPVSGQAERFVADMRALLPQADFCNCGSPKEAVAGADVVITCSPIVEKPKRFVEAGWLKDDVLAIAVDYDSAFDAATMSGASCFTTDSAGQYLWTQEHGVYFLNGYPNKPGLHSDMGEICAGTKTGLRRGRRAAVLMGIALDDVMTGHLIYEKALEHKVGAWVQL, encoded by the coding sequence ATGGACTTCGACGTGCTCTGGCTCTCCCGCGCGGACATCGACTCCCTCGGCATCACCATGCGCGAAATCATGGACGTGGTCGAGGAAGGCTTCGCGGCCATGGGCCGCGGCGAGGTGGAAATGCCTGCCAAAATCGGCATCCACACCCGGCGGGACTGCTTCAACCACTCCATGCCCTGCTACGTGGGCGGCACGCTCGACATGGCCGGGGTCAAGGTGGTGTCCGGCTATCCCCCAAACCAGAAAAAGGGGCTGCCCTACATCACCGGAATCTGGACCCTCATCGACCCGGAGACGGGTCTGGTTCGCGCCGTAATGGACGCGGCCTGGATCACCGCCTGGCGCACGGGCGCCGCCTCCGGCGTATACGCCCGCCACTTCGGCGATCCCGAAACCCGCTGCGTGAGCATCATCGGCCTGGGCGTGCAAGGCCGCATGAACCTGCGCGCCATGATCGAGGTGTTTCCGAAGATCGACGCCGTGCGCATGTTCGATCCCGTTTCCGGCCAGGCGGAACGCTTCGTGGCCGACATGCGGGCACTGCTTCCCCAGGCGGATTTCTGCAATTGCGGCTCGCCCAAGGAGGCCGTGGCCGGTGCGGATGTGGTCATCACTTGTTCGCCCATCGTGGAAAAACCCAAGCGTTTCGTAGAAGCAGGCTGGCTCAAGGACGACGTGCTCGCCATCGCCGTGGACTACGACTCCGCCTTCGACGCGGCCACCATGAGCGGCGCGTCCTGCTTCACCACCGATTCCGCGGGACAGTATCTATGGACCCAGGAACATGGCGTATATTTTCTGAATGGCTACCCGAACAAGCCGGGCCTGCACTCCGACATGGGGGAAATCTGCGCCGGGACAAAAACCGGCCTGCGCAGGGGCAGGCGCGCGGCCGTGCTCATGGGCATCGCGCTTGACGATGTCATGACGGGCCACCTGATCTACGAGAAGGCGCTGGAGCACAAGGTCGGCGCCTGGGTGCAGCTTTAG
- a CDS encoding DUF3124 domain-containing protein — translation MKKSLAAVAVCAIIAAASLSAFAQSAMSKGQLLYVPCYSHIYHGVKTRPFDLTITLSVRNADPRRAMRITAVDYYGSDGKLIKRFLTHESPLPPMAAREFTVEQNDTSGGSGASFLVRWRADAPVNEPVVESVMIGTANSQGISFTSRGVAVQE, via the coding sequence ATGAAGAAGTCACTTGCCGCCGTCGCCGTCTGTGCAATCATCGCGGCGGCCAGCCTGTCCGCGTTCGCGCAGTCGGCAATGTCCAAGGGACAACTGCTTTATGTGCCGTGCTATTCGCACATTTACCACGGGGTCAAGACGCGGCCCTTTGACCTGACCATAACCCTTTCCGTGCGCAACGCCGACCCGCGCCGCGCCATGCGCATCACCGCTGTTGACTACTACGGCTCGGACGGCAAGCTGATCAAGCGGTTTCTGACCCATGAATCGCCGCTGCCGCCCATGGCGGCGCGAGAGTTCACCGTGGAGCAGAACGACACCAGCGGCGGTTCCGGGGCGTCGTTTCTGGTGCGCTGGCGCGCGGACGCGCCCGTGAACGAGCCTGTGGTGGAGTCCGTGATGATCGGCACGGCCAACAGCCAGGGCATTTCCTTCACCAGCCGTGGCGTGGCGGTTCAGGAATAG
- a CDS encoding pseudouridine synthase → MRQCDFCVDASAAGMRLDRALEVLLPGSGLRGRRRLIEGGRVLVDGRAASAGLKLKVGQRVEVLPEETGPSDLECPQVPVLTRTAAYAAVDKPAGLHSASLAGGGGPSLQAMLPSLFAGESPILLNRLDRPTSGIVLVAMGQAAARAFQALAPGSVLKEYLAVVQGELAETLELKRRLDTDDCKRTRVLGRLDPDPRGWTLVWPEAVLSAGRTLVRVRIQAGARHQIRAHLAAAGLPIVGDPLYGEGICEADATLYLHHQRMEFRGFRAYCPPPWLGELDRTGTPDPARSMEEA, encoded by the coding sequence ATGAGACAATGCGATTTTTGTGTGGATGCGTCTGCGGCGGGAATGCGGCTGGACCGCGCTTTGGAGGTGCTGCTTCCCGGCAGCGGCTTGAGGGGCCGTCGTCGGCTCATTGAGGGGGGACGGGTGTTGGTAGACGGCCGGGCGGCCTCGGCCGGGCTCAAGCTCAAGGTCGGGCAGCGCGTGGAGGTGCTGCCGGAAGAAACGGGGCCTTCGGACCTTGAATGTCCGCAAGTGCCTGTGCTGACTCGCACTGCAGCGTATGCCGCCGTGGACAAACCCGCCGGGCTGCACAGCGCCTCCCTGGCCGGGGGAGGCGGGCCGAGCCTGCAGGCCATGCTGCCTTCGCTCTTTGCCGGAGAATCGCCAATACTGTTGAATCGGCTGGACCGCCCCACATCCGGCATCGTGCTTGTGGCCATGGGACAGGCTGCGGCTCGTGCGTTTCAGGCCCTCGCGCCCGGCTCGGTTCTCAAGGAATACCTGGCTGTGGTCCAGGGAGAACTGGCAGAGACGCTCGAGCTTAAGCGTCGGCTCGACACGGACGACTGCAAGCGCACCCGCGTGCTGGGCCGTCTCGACCCGGACCCGCGCGGCTGGACCCTTGTTTGGCCTGAGGCGGTGCTTTCCGCCGGGCGCACCCTTGTGCGCGTGCGCATTCAGGCCGGGGCCCGGCATCAGATTCGCGCGCACCTCGCCGCCGCCGGATTGCCCATCGTGGGCGATCCTTTGTACGGCGAGGGCATTTGCGAGGCCGACGCCACGCTGTATCTGCATCATCAGCGGATGGAGTTCCGGGGCTTTCGCGCCTATTGCCCGCCGCCCTGGCTTGGGGAACTTGACCGGACCGGAACGCCCGACCCGGCTCGGAGCATGGAGGAAGCATGA